The Tolypothrix sp. NIES-4075 DNA segment TGTTTGCGGACGGAATTTAGAGACATTGCGAGCTGTTGCGCCGGTTTGGGTTAAAGTCATAATTGCCGCCGCTCCGAGTTGCTCGGCAATTTGCCCTACCGCTTGACTGATGGCGTTAGGAATCGATCGCCTGGTATCTTTAGAGAGACGATTACTTGATTCTCGCGCTTCTTCCTGCTCAATCCGCTCGGCAATTCGTGCCATAGTTGCTACAGCTTCCACTGCGTATTCCCCCACCGCAGTTTCATTAGAAAGCATCACCGCATCCGTGCCATCTAAAATCGCGTTTGCCACATCCGACACCTCGGCGCGAGTTGGACGGGGATTGTTCACCATACTGTCTAACATCTGGGTAGCGGTGATGATGGGAATTCCCATGCGATTTGCCGTTGCAATCAGCCGCTTTTGCAGGATAGGAACATCTTCTGCGGGTAATTCTACGCCTAAGTCCCCTCTAGCTACCATCACACCATCACACAAAGCTAGAACTGCTTCCATTTGTTCGATCGCTTCGTGCTTTTCAATTTTGGCAATTACTGGCACTTGTTTACCTGTGCTAGAAATTAGCTCTTTAATTTCGATCATGTCCTGCGGATTGCGGACAAACGAAAGTGCTATCCAATCTACGCCTTGGTCTAGACCGAACATCAGATCCTCGCGGTCTTTGTCAGTCATAGCCTTAATTGAAAGGTAAACTCCGGGAAAGTTCACACCCTTGCTGTTAGAAAGTTTACCAGCCACAGTGATGCGACAATGCAAATCGCCTTTTTCGCGGTTAATTTCCTCCACGACCATTTCCACTCGTCCATCGTCAAGAAGGATTTTTGCGCCAACGGGGACTTCCTCCGCTAAATAATCGTAAGTGACGCAGCTTATATTTTGCGTGCCAATTACGGGGCGATTTGTCAAAGTAAAGCGATCGCCTTTTGCCACAACTATAGACCCATTCTCAAACTTACCCAAACGAATTTTTGGTCCTTGCAAGTCTTGGAGAATACCCACAGGCTGATTTAGTTCAAAGGCAGTTTGCCGAATTAAGCGAATACTGCGTTGATGATCGGCATGAGTACCGTGGGAAAAGTTTAGCCGCAGCGTCGTTGCACCAGCTTCAATAATAGCTTTGAGCATTTCTGGGCTGCTGGTAGCAGGACCAATCGTAGCGACAATTTTTGTCCGGCGTAGAGAATCTCTTAGTTGCATAAGGGCTGAATCTAGCGATCTATCCTGGGAGTCATACTAAGTTAACTTGATCTATATTTCAGTCGCTGCTATATCCAAGCAGTTAGGAAAGATGATAATGGGCATTGGGCAAAATTCCTCTTTCCCATCTCCCATCTCCCCTAAAGGGTTCGTCAGAGAATCATATCGTTATTCAGCTACAGATATCCTAAAATGGGGATAAATCTTGCTACACAAAACTTTATTATTAATGAGTTTGTATCGTAGTAACTACAAAATTTGATTAACAAGGAGTTAAAAATGGTAACGTCGGAGGCACAAAAGCCACTGACAGTCCCACCGAAGGAATTTTTAGCGCCTCCGGGTGATTTTAATCCCACGCTGCTAATGTTTTTAACGGCAGTGACGATGCTTGTTTTATCTAACTTCGGTTACTGGCTGTGGGAATGGCAGCACTGGCTATGCTTTACTGTGAATACGATCGCTTTGCACATAGCCGGCACGGTGATTCACGATGCTTGTCATCAATCTGCCCATCGTAACCGGGTAATTAATGCCATTTTGGGACATGTCAGTGCCTTGATGCTCGTTTTCGCCTTTCCTGTGTTTACGCGGGTACATTTGCAGCATCATGCTCATGTGAACGATCCAGAAAACGACCCAGACCATTATGTTTCTACTGGCGGACCGCTGTGGTTGCTTCCAGTCCGCTTTTTATACCATGAGGTATTTTTCTTTCAGCGGCAACTGTGGCGCAAAAATGAGCTTTTAGAATGGTTTCTCAGTCGGTTGTTTGTGGCGGTAATTTTCTATATCTCAGTTCAATACCACTTTTTGGGTTACATTCTCAACTTTTGGTTTATACCTTCAGCGGTAGTTGGGTTAGCACTGGGATTATTTTTTGATTATCTGCCGCATCGTCCTCATCAAGAGCGCGATCGCTGGAAAAATGCCAGAGTTTACCCCAACCGAATTCTCAATATTTTGATTATGGGGCAGAATTATCACCTAATTCATCATTTGTGGCCCTCTATTCCCTGGTATAATTACCAGCCCACATATTATATGATGAAACCCCTTTTAGATGAAAAAGGTTGTCATCAAACTTCCGGACTGTTACAAAAGAAAGACTTTTTCGAGTTCGTCTATGACATCTTTTTAGGTATTCGCTTTCATCACAACAAAGTAGAATAATAGGGTAGAGACGTTCAGGACTGAACGTCTCTACTAAATATCCCAGTTAAAATCCAAGAAGAGTAAGCAGTTTATTTAGTATCTCTAAAACTTTAAGTAGTAAGCGGCTCTATCCCTTAAAATGTTATGAGCGGTAAACCGCTCACTACGAGCATAGTATGTTTTATGTTTAATTACGCCCACTTACTTATCTCTAAAAGACTCACAGGTAAATACTTTGCTTCTCTTCTTTTTATAGGTCGGCGTAGTAGTTCACGCTCTTTAAGAAAGCACTGGTAAGAAAAAATGAAAATTTGGATGTGGAGTGC contains these protein-coding regions:
- the pyk gene encoding pyruvate kinase, translating into MQLRDSLRRTKIVATIGPATSSPEMLKAIIEAGATTLRLNFSHGTHADHQRSIRLIRQTAFELNQPVGILQDLQGPKIRLGKFENGSIVVAKGDRFTLTNRPVIGTQNISCVTYDYLAEEVPVGAKILLDDGRVEMVVEEINREKGDLHCRITVAGKLSNSKGVNFPGVYLSIKAMTDKDREDLMFGLDQGVDWIALSFVRNPQDMIEIKELISSTGKQVPVIAKIEKHEAIEQMEAVLALCDGVMVARGDLGVELPAEDVPILQKRLIATANRMGIPIITATQMLDSMVNNPRPTRAEVSDVANAILDGTDAVMLSNETAVGEYAVEAVATMARIAERIEQEEARESSNRLSKDTRRSIPNAISQAVGQIAEQLGAAAIMTLTQTGATARNVSKFRPQTPILAVTPHVNVARQLQMVWGVKPLLVLELPSAGQTFQAAINVAQENQLLFEGDLVVMSAGTLQGISGSTDLIKVEVVTAILGQGIGLGQGSVSGRARVGNSGLDVSNFNHGDILVAPRTSADFVDAIRKAAGIITEEESLTSHAAVIGLRLGVPVIVGVKKATQVIRDGAILTMDMQRGLIYSGAVRTS
- the crtR gene encoding beta-carotene hydroxylase; translated protein: MVTSEAQKPLTVPPKEFLAPPGDFNPTLLMFLTAVTMLVLSNFGYWLWEWQHWLCFTVNTIALHIAGTVIHDACHQSAHRNRVINAILGHVSALMLVFAFPVFTRVHLQHHAHVNDPENDPDHYVSTGGPLWLLPVRFLYHEVFFFQRQLWRKNELLEWFLSRLFVAVIFYISVQYHFLGYILNFWFIPSAVVGLALGLFFDYLPHRPHQERDRWKNARVYPNRILNILIMGQNYHLIHHLWPSIPWYNYQPTYYMMKPLLDEKGCHQTSGLLQKKDFFEFVYDIFLGIRFHHNKVE